The DNA window gcccttggcctttctagccctgggccctgccctctgaggggtgggcctctggtattctggctctggacctgcccaccagggcctctgcgcagcctcctctgcctctgagtcagcaggaggccataccgaCTCACTACAGTAGCATTTACACTTGCTATTCACATAGATGATTTACACTGTATGAAGCGTAAGACGTCAGAGCTGTGAATTGCTGGTTGAAAACTAACAAAACTTGTTTAGTCTATCAAAAATGAAGGCTGAGAGGGAATACTTCTGCTCTCTATAAATAAGCTAGAGAGGGAAGTACTAAGGAGGGTGAAGAGTTATTTGTGCTAAAGAATGTCTgcccaagaacaaatggatatgaaCTGGCCACAAACAAGTTCTGACTGGAAATTAGAAGGCTTCTAACCATTAAAAGGCAGAGATTCTGGAACAGTCACTCAAAAGAGTTGTGGGGATGAAAAATTTAGTTTTGAGAGAGATGGTTAAATTTCCAAGTGCAGTTGTATGAGAGAGTTGCATGTGATGATAGCAGGCCAGGCTCACCACCTCAGGGTCTCTCTTTGTTATGTCCTATTACCCTAAAGCTCATACTTCAGGATTTCAGATAGTTACTTGCAGGGCTGAAGAAGAAATTCCTCTTCCCTCTTAATACTCTTCAGGGTTCATCCAAGTATCAGGAATAGCCATGGCTGAAAATGAGAAATAGGATAGGAGGGCCAGTTCTCTGCATCCTTGCTCTCCGGCTCACCACATTAGTCAACAGGTAATTTCCATCCAGATTTGATTGGCAGTGCCTTTTGGAAGGTCATTTTTGTATTCCTTTGCAGTGAGAGGGTGCAGGTCCCTCCCTGGGATTTTCTAAGTATATCTCAGTCATTTCCCTACTATTGTGCTGGTACTCCTCAGTCTCTTCTACTGTTTTCCTGTACCACTTTACAGCTTAGTCTGctgtgttgtgcaaattgcataatttatttccaggtaaattattttgaacttcagtgccatctacatggcactgaagttcagaaTAAGTGGCTATTTCACCATTTCTGCTAGCCCTGCTATTGGTGTTTTGTGATATATGGGAGGTTAAATGAGATTAGTGCTTCTTGAAATTATTTGATCACTGTTCCTTTGTATTTCTGGTCACTTACCCTCCTCACTCCGTTACATATAGTGTGACCAAGCTCTGAAGGTAGCTCACCACTAACAATAATATAGAAATAAGGTCGGCACTGTGAATGCTGATATTCATCAGTACCACTCTCTGGGAGCAGGAATGATGCTTGAGTGCAGCACTTATCTCTCTGTTATCGCCAGAGGCTggtagcctgagccctgctgtctgcccctgggcgtagcaataaggtgcagggctggcagaagaaggggaagaaaggGTAGCCTGGCAGGGCTTCTGCAGGAGCCCCAGGTACTTGGAGCTGATAGCCACAGCCCTTCAAAAGAAAACCGTCTCCCTCCAGTTTGAGCGCCCCTGAACTAAATACAAgtgggacctccctggtctggcacccttgagacccgACCAGTCCAGAACAAGGGGCTTTTGCTGGACTGTGAGAGATCCCCTACTAGCCCCTGTTCCaaccctcctggcccccctgctgccaccctcaGCCTTGCTCTAGCCCCACTACCACCACCTCTGCCCTGATGCCAGCCCTACTGCAGTgagctctgaccccagccctgctcccactgctAGCCCTGGCCAGGTGGAGAgacccaggccctgctgctggacACCGGCtctggattctctggtccagcaacaccgAGCCGGAGGAGAGGACCCTGGATTTGAGAGGTACAACTTTGATTTTGGTGGTCCCTCCTGGCATTACGTTCTGGGGCGAAATCTTTCTATCTCCTCCAGCAAAGGGGGGAAAGGAATGGGATTCCTCGAGGCGTGGTCATCCCACAGATCCAGCTTCAGTGCTGCCCGGGCTGAAGCATGGGCTGAGGAGGTGGAGGGCCGCGGGGGAGCGAGACGGTGCCAGCCGGCGCTCTCCGTAAGTACCCGAACTCTCACAGGTCAGCGCCGCCCTCTCTGCCCGGGGGAGCCACCAGCGCTCCGGCCCAAGGGAGGGCGGGGGCTCTGCTCCGGGgcgctggccccagccaggggcgGGGCCACCCGGGAGAGCCGCTTTAAAGCCGCGCGCAGCGGGACAAGGCTGGCTAGGCTGCAGCGGCTCTCGCGGGTATGGAGCCTGGCGGCCCCCCGCTGCTGCGCCaggggctggcggctgctgctgcctccccgcCCGCCGTATTGCGCCTGCCGCTCGCCTTCCTCCGCCCGCCTAGCCTCCTACGGCGCGCTGCGCCTGCCGCTGCCCGCTGCCCGGCGGCGGGCGGCCCGGAGCGCGGCCCCGGCTCCCCGCGGACCCCCAAGTGCGCCCGCTGCCGCAACCACGGCGTGGTGTCCGCGCTAAAGGGCCACAAGCGCCTGTGCCGCTGGCGGGACTGTGCCTGCGCCAAGTGCGCGCTCATCGCCGAGCGCCAGCGGGTCATGGCGGCGCAGGTGGCGCTGCGGCGGCAGCAGGCGCAGGAGGAGAGCGAGGGCcgggggctccagctgctccagcagcgcCCGCCGGCCCCAGCCGCCCACGCGCCGCCCACGGGCCGCGGAGCTGCAAGGCGGCCGCCTGCGGGCGGGGAGCGCCACTCGGGGCCAAGAGGTGCGCGAgcggagtggggaggggggcacggGGGCGGGGAAGGGACCCACAGCTGCCTCGGAATCGTGGCCCCTCTGCGGCACGTGTTTGTGGGcttcgggtggggggggggcaggagtccTCCTGTGCAGCCTGTGCGCCTTGGAGAGCTTGATCCGAGGCTGTGCGGACGGACTGCGGCGCCTGTAGATAACGCTAGGAACTGCCCTGACGGTACACGCGCCTTTGGGGCTCCTACCTCAAAAAGAATAGTGCTTCCCTGCGGGCTCCTAAGTAAGAACCTTGTTTTCAGCGCCTAGCAGGTCCTGGCCTGTTTTTCTAAAGAGCCTGATGCCCTGAGTTCTTTTAAAAAGCTAGTAGCAAGTATTGCAATTTGTGCCACTACAGGATGTCTCTGTATATATTGTATATTGTAAATAGCCAGTGTATTGCACATTGTGCATGGATGCTATACGCAGCATGTAAACACATTTATGCTTTTCATTAAATATGCAATTCCCTCTTAACTATTCCATATGTAATATAATTTGCATTGGGGATGTGCAGGCATATAACAAAATGCATCATATTgtgcagtaaaacaaaacaaggacaagaagcaatgggcttaaactgcagcaagggaggtttaggctggacattaggaaatcttCCTAACCGTCAGAGTGGTTAGATGCTGGAATAAGTTACcatgggaggctgtggaatctccatcactggagatatttaagagcaggttaggtagacatctatcagggatgcttGGTTATGGAtcacggtgcttggtcctgccatgagggcaggggactggacttgatgacctcttgagatcccttccagttttagtgttctatgattctatgaaagtagGCAATTTCATGTTTAAAATATATCAGTGCTGTATGGCCCCAGTCTTGTAACGTTGATGTATATATTTAAGTCTAAGTACATGACAAGTCCCACTAATTTCCATGTGATAATTCATCTAAGTAAACTGCATAAGTATTTGCAAGATCAgggttttatttttacatatatatttaaatgCTAAATATGCAGTATTATTATGCAGAATACTGTGTACCATATGAATATGTTGCATATTAAATGGCATAAGCACTGTATGATCTGAATAATGTATATAATGTAATATTTAGAAATAAGTCAAGAGATGGCTTTAAAAACCCATTTGAGatgcaaaaaaaatttttttaagatTGGGAGTATGGCATTTATGAAGTTAATGGTACAATGCTGCAAAAAAGTGGATGGCTTTTCTGTTCTTAGGCGTAATTCTGGTCTCTGCTGATTTTCTTACAGTTTAACAAAAATGAATCTTGCAGAATCGTAGGTGGGGTGAAGTCCATTTAGGTGGCACTGGACAACAGTGACTAAGGGTAGCAGCTTCAAGTCTTTAATCCTTGCCTTTGGCAATATACGCAATATACACCAAAGTTTAATGAAAGACTCATACACATTTGGATGTTTGATATGCCAAACCAAGTATCATAGCAAGGAATTTTAAACTGGTATGAAAGCTAACATTAAGTGAACTACATTTTATAGTTTAACAAATCTACCCACTATGCACCCGGCGGGGTGGCAGGGAGTGAGAAAGCTAGTACTGACTGAGCTACATTTTGTAGTTTGACAAATCTTGAGTGTTACTGTTTCGAATTTGCTTCTGTGAATCATGCATGCATGGGAGATCATTTATGGGGCTCGGAAGCTGCAGAGGTGTAAGCACCATGTGCCTGAAGTCATATTGCTGAAATCAGATGCAAAACTCTTTCTGACTTTAGTGGGTGCAAAATTAGTCCTTATAGTCTCACCTACTTATTAGTGGTTGCAGGATTTGCAGCCTTAATTTTTAAACAGCGAAAGTCTCTGTGGTGTGGTTGCTGCCAGGATTATGCAAATATGAGAACATTTTCAATATTTACATATTTGTGAGGCTTCTGATTTTAGGTTTTAACTGCCAAAAATTGATAAATCAGATTTTATCCTATAAGTACTGGAAATAGTTATTTGTATTGCCTACCCAGAACAGTAATTCAGACTATGGTGGgtgtgatttttaaaaggtaCTAATATGTTCAGCTTTGATTAGGCCATGTAGACCTTGCTGTACTAGAAGTTCCCTAGTACACTTTAATGTCATGCTCTTTGAAATAGTAAGACGTTAAAGGCACTAAGGAACATTATAAAGAAAGTACTCATTACAGCATATACAAAGAGAAAAACCTCAGTTTTTGAACATCTACATAAAGTGCAAAAATTTGCTTAAAAAACCCTTGTAAAATTAATGAATGACCAAAAATAGAACCTCCAAACTTATGTTACAAAGAAAATTATTATGTGAATTTCTTTTAATTAACCTTGAAGGCCTTAATTCTGTAATTTATGCACACAGGTAGAGCCTCAATGAAATTGATATGACTATTCAGGCACAATGTTTACGTGCATGAGACCAATAGAAGGATAGGGGCCTAGATTTTTGTTCTGGGCATGTGCAATATTTATTGCCTCCCTCCAGAAAGTATTGACATGATGTAAGTATTATGCTGGACAATTTGGGAAGTCTTTTGTCAGTATTCGTTtccatttcagctgcctctgtATCCTagatgaaaataataaaatatgtatCCCATGAAAGAATATTACTCAGTGAGGACCACCCACCATTtatttgctgttttttaaaaaggagtcatttttcttcttcatggGCAAAAAAATAGCTAAAGAGTGGTGAGATCTAAGCTGACGTTTCTGCTTCGTCTCCCCCGTCTTCTCCTAACTCAGAATCAACTGGAGGGAATTTTCCTAAATGTACATGCAAACTGGCACTGAGCATTCTAATGAATGTCTGAATTTAAGAAGCAATTTTGTTTGTTGAAGAACAAGAAGGAATAGAATCCAGCCCACTCtcacagccctgcagagccaaCGTGGCTGTTTCATTGCTAAAGGGAGCTGATATACCTAAATAAACAGAGGGACTCTTGTTTTTCTCTTATTGTGTACCAGCATAGCTCCCTTGAAAAGAATGGATTACTCCAAATGAGAATCTGGGCAAGGATTGGTTGAATACAAAGATGCAATGTTTTTGCATAGTCATTTTTCAGACTTCAATCTTGATTATACTGTTCATTGCATTGAACATCCGGGGTAAAACTGTGGCTTAGTTGAAGTCCTTGTTGATTTTATAGTTTACTTTGGTGGAACTCAGATTTCATCCTCAATCCTTTCTTGGGAAGTGAAATGTGGAAATTGTAGTAGCTATTTATAAGGCTTTTGAAGGTTAGTTGGGGAGCTTTAGACTaaatttatctttttttatttCCCAGAAGAGCAGGTGCAGAAATGTGACTTGTACTTCGGTGTATTAGAAAGACCTGTAGTCCTatcacatcctcctcccctgagaCATTCTCCTGAGTCTACACAAGCTGGTGGAAGCTATAGAGTGAGGCCATCTGGCCTGGACATCTCAGAAAAGAAAGACAATATTCCATGTCTTAATCCAGGGGAGCATTTGGAAGGCTTAGACAGCTCAGGATCTCTCTCTTCTTCAGACATGGAATCAGGAAACGAAAGTGAATGGTCCAAGGGTTTTGCTCCCCTTGGTTCTAGCCCGACCACTGCTGCTTCAAGACAAAGAGACCCACTTGACATTCTCACCAAAGTCTTTCCTAGACACAAACGAAGCAAGCTGGAGAGTATTCTTCTGTTTTGCAAAGGAGATGTAGTCCAAGCCATAGAACAGATCTTGAATAGGAAAGAGAATAAACAAGATGTCAGGGACTTTACAAACCCATCAAGATCTGAATTTAGTGCCTTACAGAGAGCTTCTGACTGTACCCTTTCAGGATTAAGTGCTGGAGCATTTGGCAAAAAATCAGCTTTCTCCCCTCTTTGCACCACTTCTACTTCATTAGAAAGTGAAACAAATCTTTTTGGCCTAAACCCTAGACCAGGGATTAGCCCTCGAAAACTGTCTTATTCTACCCCTGGAAGAGGTCTGGCTGGATTTATATCACCTTACTTAACACCTGGACTGGTTCCAGCTTTGTCTTTTCACCCAGCATTGGAGTACTCCTTTTCAGGAGTGATCAAAGGTGCCTCTTTCTTTTAGAGTAAAGAGTCGATCACCAGCAGTGGAATTTACTCAAGGCTACATCAGGAAGACTGTTAGTGCCATTAGCATATTCCCTTTCACAATGCGCTTCCAAAATGCGCAGCTCCACTGACCTCTGAACTAATATGTGAAGGCTCAAAGGATGCCACTTCCActtccagttctttttttaaaaaaaaaaaaaaatgaaacttctCACACCTTTTgaatgtgattttattttaatgtagaaATTTTTaagccaaaataaaatatttttaaagtatgtaTTCTTTCCATTCAGAATATCTGCTGTAAAGAGCTGGTTTAAAAACTGGTActgattttaaaactgaaattttattTACACTTTATTTCATACCATCTTCAAATTGGGTGGTAAATGAATATTAACTGGGATATGTTTTTCTCGGCAGAAGTCTGCCATGTTGGGAGCGTTCTGCCAACATCTCTGTcttccttgttccacaaggaagaagcgATGTCTTGGCAAAGGAggttttcctgatatttggccccGTATGGATGGGCCagatgttgggaaagcctctcctgatgaAACTGCTGCCAAGAGATGAGCAAATGCAGTGAACAGTTTGTGTGTATcgtttgccaacagttctcaacAATCTAGACACAGCCGTAGGTATCAAGGGCCATGATCCTGCAAAAACACATGCACGTACTTAACTTTACATACtgagcatagctccattgaagttGCAGAACTTGACTGTTGACTGATAAATTGGCTTAGTGCAGCTGAAGTCAATAGAATTGTGCTAATTTATGGGAGCTGAGGATCTGGTACATAATATGTGAAGTTAAAGAAGGCTGAAtgtctgcaggatcagggcctaaattTGGATGTAGAAGCCTGATTTTAGGCACCCATTTTTGACAGCATTGATCCAAATGTGAAAAATGTGCTTCTGAGCTTGGAGATTTGAATGTTAGATCAATCTTTTGTTCTGTTCTTAACAGAACCCATACTTCAGGctgtattttggatttttttaaatttatttcttgTACTGtagattttttccattcataaaATTCTTCTTAAATGAGACTAGCACGTACCTTTTTTtctgtacatttatttttattttgagttgCGTAGATTGTGTGTATCTCATAGCTAAAGAGctaacaaagtaaaagaaaatgaGCACCATCTTCTGGTCATTCTAGTTCTTTGCAGTTTGGTGGTGGTGTGAAAAGAAAATTATCATTTTGATTCatcagaattattttttaaactctgccAAGGTGAGAGATCTTTCTCTTACATAAGCTGGTATTTTAAGTTTTCATTTAATGTTACAATATGAATTTTGGAGAGCTGTTGTTTAAATCATAGGCGATATGTAGTACCAGGAAATTGGTAACAAGCAAGGGACAGTCAAAACCTGCTCTCTCTACATGTGTATAAAGTTTCACTGACCTTAGTGAGATtcttcttttgtgtgtggccatggggattgcccccaccccaccgatGTTTGAAACTTGGGCATGATGCTTAGGCTCCCATCCTACAGACTTTTGCATATATGTGTACATaactattaaatattttcattaatgagttGGATAATAGAGTGTATGACAAAACACTTGGAGAAGTTGCAAGTATtttggaggaggatgggattagaatTTAAAGTGACTTTGATAAATTGGGGAATTAGTCTGAAATCAAATTAAATGAAGATAAGTGTGAAGTACTAGGGAAGTagaaatcaaatgcacaaatacagatTAGGAAATAACTGGCTACATAGTCCCCTGATGTTTTCCAGCAGTAGTACTATAGTGGGTAACTGATTGTATATGATGAGGCTACAGTAAGGATCTAATATTTTCTGCCTGATCAACAAGAGTGCTGTATGTAAgaggcgagcaaactttttacattggccctcgcttttcatccctgcaaataGCAGCAGCCCTTCTAACCATACctctcccgccccacccctgccgcaacctgtctaatgtaatccaaacggaTGGTAATTtccattatgttcatatgaaaacaaacCTTTCAGCTTGTGTAAGAAAGtatgtctgtagaatgtaaaaactttattaatcggtatacaaatgtgaatacacatccaTAAATCTAGTAACATATTTCagaatttttaatgagatggatgaggctgacgcccagcagccaatcatgctgtgccctccacttACAAAATTCCATGCCCCCCCAGGGGGctgctccccactttgcacactcaTGATGTAAGATATAAGTGGTAATTGTTCTGCTGTACTTGGTCATGGTGAGGCTTCAGTTGAAGTACTGTGCCCAGGTTGGGCACCAGAGAGCccaaaggagagcaacaaaaatgataaaagggttAGAAGATCTGACATGTGAAGAAAAATTGGTGGGGTGGAGGAAATGGACACGTTTAatctgagaaaagaagactgaggggcaatgtCCCCTATAATCTTTTTcatttgtgtgtggaataaattttgtgtgcgctgtggcagatcacagtctgCAGCCAACAGgcgcctgggggaaggggaacattttgggcattggaggaatccctttttgttccccttgtaagttcccagagagtacagtcctgcaggctgcacaggcagctggggctcatcaaaGGTCATTCAGCATCAGGCTGTAGTGGAAGCACCTGGGACCAATAAAGTCCTTCATGCTTTTCTATAAatggctttccccaggcagcaggaggggaggggcatggtgCCCAGGGAGAACAAGGCTGGAGGCATGgagagaccagaccagaccagaccagaccagaccagcagcagcagcagcagcagcagcaccaccaccaccaccaccacactacTGGGGGAAAGATCTAAGAAGGtagtggtgggtggtggggtgaaaaGGGCCAGGGAAAGAGAGCTGTCATGGGGCAGGGAcaaaaagctccactggctccctccctgcctaggGTCCTtcggctggagtccagggcagtgggtgggactggactctcCCCTACCACTCCCCTGGTAGGGCTGACTGACTAGGGTAGGGCCAGAACAGctcaaggcaggaggagggaaccTCCACTCCAAATTTGGACTGGCCTATGATGAACgtggctcagtaaagggagacccttgcctttgggaagcccCAGGACAACAAGGGGGGGCCTCCCTGAGTCTCTTGAGGCCCACAAAGAGCCGCCTGGAAGTGCAGGACCTTTTAGGGACAGTTGAGTAGTGTGTCacagcaccaaggcatgtggaaacatgcaccaccaatagcaacTCCAAGCCTacctgtgagtgctctgctagtcagctgggtggcatttgaatttctcctgagtggctgcgcaagcacacagcttacaaggaatacTGCTGAGGGTGACACCTGATAAGTCTGAATATATTAAAGGGTGTTATAAAGAAGTTGGTAATCAATTGTTTCCATGCCTACCCAGGGTACAACCAGCAGCAGTGGGCTTGATCTGCCACAAGGgaggctagatattaggaaaaatattCTAACTAAATGgatagttaagtactggaataggtccctgagggaggttgtggaatccctgcGCTTGGAGGGCTTTATAACAGGTAAGACATGGATGGATTAAGTATATTTGTCCtatatgacctctcaaggtttctcCCTGCTCtgtatttctgtgattctgtatgacAAGCCATTTTGAGTGCCTCAGAACAAAACAGCTGATCGTAAATGGAAGCATTTTAGGGAATAATCAAACAAATAGTTGTGGATTTGGAGGAGTCAGTGCAATGTTCCTTGAAAATGAGAATTTTGCTGAACTCTGCACATTCTTCAACAAAGTCATCTAGATGTAGTATGGGATTCATGCTGAAATACTCATTGTTtgtctgttctgttttttttttttgtccagttTGTGTTTCACTTAACCCTTCTCCTCATACACAAGCAGAGCCATTCGAAATATTATAATATCAGGTACGTAGCTGGTTAGATCATCATGTGCAATGGATAGTGATCAACAGGTCAAGGTCTAGTTGGCAGACTGCATCGAGCAGAGTGCTcaaagggtcagtcctgggtctGGTTTTGtccaacatcttcattaatgatccgGATGataggatggattgcaccctcagcaagtttgtggatgatactaagttacggggggagaggtagatacactggaggaaTAGAGTCCAGTGGcttggacaaattggaggtttgggccaaaagaagtcaaGAAGGACAAGTTCAGATTCTTCTGTCTTGCACTTAAGACGGAAGAATCTTATGCACTGCTAAAGGCTGAGTACTGCAGCAGTTCTGCAAGAAAGGTCCTGGGGTGACAGTAGAGAAGAAGTGGAATGTTActcaacagtgtgctcttttttccaagaaggctaatggcatattgtgctgcattagtaggagcattaccaacaGATTATTTCCCCTTTGCTTAGCACTGTTGATGccagtgtgtccagttttgggctccaaTTACAAAAAAGGACGGACAGAGCCTAGGAGAGGGTAatcaaaatgattaaggagctggagtgCATGACAtacaaggagaggtggagggaactgggcttattagTCAGCAGAAGAGAtgaatgaggggtgatttaaagggcaATCTTCAGTTACCTGAAAAGGGGTGAGGTttcaaagaggttggagagaagctattctcagtggtggccaatgacagaacaagaagcaatagtctcaagttgcagcaggTGAGATCCAGGTTGGATATTGAGAAAAACTTCTACTGCGAGGGTTGTGAAGCACCGGAATGGGATGCCTAGGAAGATGATGGAGTATCCATCCTCTCAGGTTTTGAAGGCCGAGTTTGACAATGCCCTGGCTGGAATAATTTAGTTGGtattggtcttgctttgagcagggggtgggacagaatgacctcctgagtctcttccagccttaatcTATGATGATTAAAATATGTGCCACACACAAGCTGGCATACTAATAGGTGAAGGTTCTGCAAGTGATGAGGGTGGAAAGTAAATGGAGTGGGGGGGATCAGTGACAAATGAACACTTAAAGGACATGACATCATAGTGACAAACCCCTTCTGCATCCCACTTGTTCATTACTTCAGTTAGGATTAACATTACAAGAAAATACTTGTCTCCTGGACAGGTCTGTCTTGGTCATGCCTGATCTAGCCAGTTCATGAATATTCTATGGGTTTTGGAAATGTCTCAAATTCAGAGTTGTAAGCTGAAGTTAAGAAATAAGAGAATCTATACCAGAAATTAAACGCACCGTTCTTTCAAAGGCCCTACTTCACATAGGGGCCAACAGCTTTgttgggcccctggacaaggggTGTGGCCCTGCTTTGtccccccagaagcagcagggtCTAGGCTGCCCTCAGTGCCATTCAGAGAGCCCCGTGCCTCCCCCAGGTAGCCCTTGGTGCTGACTGTAACATGCGGTGTGGTactctggcagcaatttgaagggcctggggctccagccatgaTCACTGCcatggtagcagcagtggtgagctGGGAGTTCCTGGCCCTTTTGTATTGCTGAGACCCAGGGCAGTTGCTCACTttgcctccccctctgccccattcACAGGCCTGCTGCTTACCATAGATTTAGTTGAATTGTTTGGCTCAAATCCACAACTGGTTTGTAATTTGTTACTCCGGCCAGGAGAATTTTTCTATTTGAGTGAATTAACAGTATGGATCCtgcgaagcagctggggaagagagagatgatATATTTGTTTGGAACACTTTTCCATACTTATGAAGATGAACTATCACACTATCTTTATGTAAACATGCTCTTTATTCACATGAAGGACATATTCTGGTTATCTTTAATTTCCTCCCACTCGGTGCTTCAAAGACTGAGATCCTCCTGGATTTAAAATTTTGTGTACTATGTGATATTCTATTACTTTCCTTAACTCAGTTCTCACTTCCAGAGCCTTAGAAGCAGTCCAGGTTGAGTAATGACCCTTTCTTCTCTCATCTACTGTATACAAGTTTGCCTTCCTCCGGTATTGCCAGTATTAATCCACATAATTGACTTTTCTGTTTCAAAGCTTCAGTTATTTCCTTCCTTGCCTACTGCAGTTCCTTTGTGTATTATATTCTTACATTCCTTGTCTAAACGTCAGGAGTAGAGATGGGTCTGCAAGGCTTCCTTGACAGTCAGTGAGTGAGAGCAGCAAATCGGTGCCCATCAGCTCTCATAAGAGGAGCTGCTGCACAAAGTAGATGGGTTGTTGGCTGGAGCCTGAAGAGCAAGGGTGGTACTCCTAGCTAAGTGCAGGAGCTGGAGTACATGGCCAGAGCAATTGCTTTCTGGGACCAGAGGAGCAAGAAAAGTGCTttgctggtggctggagctcaaGAGCAACCTTCTGTTTGAGGCAAGGTGAAGCAGAAGGTTGCATGGGAAGAGACCTAGGGAATAACAACAGAAATAATAACGCAAAGCATATCTGGCTGTTACAGAGTATTTGGGTTAGGAATTGGAA is part of the Carettochelys insculpta isolate YL-2023 chromosome 5, ASM3395843v1, whole genome shotgun sequence genome and encodes:
- the DMRTA1 gene encoding doublesex- and mab-3-related transcription factor A1, giving the protein MEPGGPPLLRQGLAAAAASPPAVLRLPLAFLRPPSLLRRAAPAAARCPAAGGPERGPGSPRTPKCARCRNHGVVSALKGHKRLCRWRDCACAKCALIAERQRVMAAQVALRRQQAQEESEGRGLQLLQQRPPAPAAHAPPTGRGAARRPPAGGERHSGPREEQVQKCDLYFGVLERPVVLSHPPPLRHSPESTQAGGSYRVRPSGLDISEKKDNIPCLNPGEHLEGLDSSGSLSSSDMESGNESEWSKGFAPLGSSPTTAASRQRDPLDILTKVFPRHKRSKLESILLFCKGDVVQAIEQILNRKENKQDVRDFTNPSRSEFSALQRASDCTLSGLSAGAFGKKSAFSPLCTTSTSLESETNLFGLNPRPGISPRKLSYSTPGRGLAGFISPYLTPGLVPALSFHPALEYSFSGVIKGASFF